ATTTGTTCCCGGTATTTAATTCGGTTTACGGTTTACTGCTGGGGGCTTCGGCCTCCTTGTTTGCAATTTTGGTGGCAATAGCAGTTTACGACCCCAACCGCGAAATTCATTTGTTTTTTATTGGGCGTTTCCCTTTAAAATATGTAGCTGCTTTTTATTTATTGTTATCCGTTATTGGTATTTCGTCAACTAATCCCGGAGGAAATATTGCGCATTTAGGAGGTGCCTTTTGGGGGTGGTTTTATATTTCTCAGTTACGAAAAGGGAAAGATTTGGGAGCAGGGCTGGCAACATTTTTAAACAAAGCGGGCACGTATTTGCTTGGGCTTTTTAAGCCTAAAAGCAGAATGAAGGTGAGCTACAAAAAGCCGCCACGCGACGATAAAGAATACAACCGGCAGAAAAATGTGCAGCAAGACGAAATTAATCGTATTCTTGATAAAATAGGGAAATCGGGTTACGATAGTTTAACAAAACAGGAAAAGGA
Above is a genomic segment from uncultured Draconibacterium sp. containing:
- a CDS encoding rhomboid family intramembrane serine protease is translated as MDIAGEIKRTFKEGSVLTRLIYLNIGVFLVLKIVGVFFYLAGQDFQLLQWLAVPSVTEVLVQRPWTPISYMFLHTGFIHLLFNMLGLFWFGQLFLYHFEGNKLLSVYLLGGIVGAAFYILAYNLFPVFNSVYGLLLGASASLFAILVAIAVYDPNREIHLFFIGRFPLKYVAAFYLLLSVIGISSTNPGGNIAHLGGAFWGWFYISQLRKGKDLGAGLATFLNKAGTYLLGLFKPKSRMKVSYKKPPRDDKEYNRQKNVQQDEINRILDKIGKSGYDSLTKQEKEILFKQGKG